A single genomic interval of Planctomycetota bacterium harbors:
- a CDS encoding dicarboxylate/amino acid:cation symporter encodes MSAPERPPDPPRLPRRIVLGLAAGAAAGLLAHAFFPEGDARLARFVRYVAEPVGQIFLRLIFMVVLPLVFSALALGVAGLGDLRRLGRIGARTLLFTLLLSGASVAIGLTLANLVRPGERLPEERRRALRDQIRDEAPSAVEQARRAKPLRDVLLDLIPKNPIQEMVGALDGSSPGGGMLAVMTFAFFFGVGLALAPARAGPLVAALEGLYDVSMAVIGLAMKLAPLGVAALIFSLTSTLGLGILATLALYVGTVVAGLAIHTFAVYPLVLALVARRSPRAFFRGAAEAMLTAFGTSSSSATLPTSLRAAEGPLGITPQVARFVLTVGATANQNGTALYEGVTVLFLAQVFGVDLSPAQQGTVLLMSVLAGVGTAGVPGGSLPLVAAVLLAVGVPAEGIGIILGVDRLLDMCRTAVNVTGDLAIAACVDRGAAPAAPAPTRA; translated from the coding sequence GACGCGCGGCTGGCCCGCTTCGTGCGCTACGTCGCCGAACCGGTCGGCCAGATCTTCCTCCGGCTGATCTTCATGGTGGTCCTGCCCCTGGTCTTCTCGGCGCTGGCCCTCGGGGTGGCGGGCCTGGGAGACCTCCGGCGGCTGGGACGAATCGGCGCCCGAACGCTTCTTTTCACCCTCCTCCTTTCGGGGGCCTCGGTCGCGATCGGCCTGACGCTGGCCAACCTTGTGCGCCCCGGAGAGCGGCTGCCGGAAGAGCGGCGCCGGGCGCTCCGCGACCAGATCCGGGACGAAGCACCGTCCGCCGTCGAGCAGGCCCGGCGCGCCAAGCCGCTGCGCGACGTCCTTCTCGATCTCATTCCCAAAAACCCCATTCAGGAGATGGTCGGCGCTCTCGACGGCAGTTCCCCCGGCGGGGGCATGCTCGCCGTGATGACCTTCGCCTTCTTCTTCGGCGTCGGCCTGGCGCTCGCCCCGGCCCGCGCGGGCCCGCTTGTCGCCGCCCTCGAGGGCCTCTACGACGTCTCCATGGCCGTCATCGGACTGGCGATGAAACTCGCCCCCCTGGGGGTCGCCGCGCTCATTTTTTCCCTCACCTCCACGCTGGGGCTGGGGATCCTGGCGACGCTGGCCCTTTACGTGGGCACCGTGGTGGCCGGCCTGGCGATCCACACCTTCGCGGTCTATCCCCTCGTGCTGGCCCTTGTGGCGCGGCGCAGCCCCCGCGCGTTCTTCCGCGGCGCCGCGGAAGCGATGCTGACCGCCTTCGGAACGTCCTCCTCGAGCGCCACCCTGCCCACCTCGCTCCGCGCCGCCGAGGGCCCCCTGGGAATCACCCCGCAGGTGGCGCGCTTCGTCCTGACCGTGGGGGCCACGGCGAACCAGAACGGCACCGCCCTCTACGAGGGGGTCACCGTCCTCTTCCTGGCGCAGGTGTTCGGCGTCGATCTTTCCCCCGCGCAGCAGGGAACCGTCCTTCTCATGTCCGTCCTGGCGGGCGTCGGCACCGCGGGCGTCCCCGGGGGATCGCTGCCGCTCGTGGCGGCGGTCCTGCTGGCGGTAGGCGTCCCGGCGGAGGGCATCGGCATCATCCTCGGGGTGGACCGCCTCCTCGACATGTGCCGCACGGCGGTCAACGTGACCGGGGATCTGGCCATCGCCGCGTGCGTCGATCGCGGCGCGGCGCCGGCCGCTCCGGCGCCTACCCGGGCGTGA